From the genome of Solidesulfovibrio carbinolicus, one region includes:
- the era gene encoding GTPase Era has product MENVSRFGHVVMLGPTNAGKSTLLNRLIGQKISIVSPKPQTTRNSISGIITQGDLQAVFLDTPGLHRQKRGIAPLLLRSAYAALGQADVVLLILDAAQYARRLDGLAPDLRPIVKAVGDGRLPVLIALNKADVVREKARLLPVLAAVSEALPAAEIFPISALTGLGVDDLLTALLSRLPQGAHQFDPDEVSTAPVRFLAAEIVREKLFLALGEELPYSTAVTIEDWDEQSKPGLTKIRAAIHVARESHKPMVIGKGGERLKDVGQKARADIEEMLGGQVFLELWVKVRPDWTDDRAFLRDLGLGQ; this is encoded by the coding sequence CCTCATCGGCCAGAAAATTTCCATCGTCTCGCCCAAGCCGCAGACCACCCGCAACTCGATTAGCGGCATCATCACCCAGGGCGACCTTCAGGCCGTGTTCCTGGACACCCCGGGCCTGCACCGCCAAAAGCGCGGCATCGCCCCGTTGTTGTTGCGTTCGGCCTACGCTGCCCTGGGCCAGGCCGACGTGGTGCTGCTCATTCTCGACGCGGCCCAGTACGCCCGCCGCCTGGACGGCCTGGCCCCGGACCTGCGCCCCATCGTCAAGGCCGTGGGCGACGGCCGGCTGCCGGTGCTCATTGCCCTCAACAAGGCCGACGTGGTGCGCGAAAAGGCCCGGCTGCTGCCGGTGTTGGCCGCCGTGTCCGAAGCCTTGCCGGCGGCCGAGATCTTTCCCATAAGCGCGCTCACCGGCCTTGGCGTGGACGACCTCCTGACCGCGCTGCTGTCCCGGCTGCCCCAGGGCGCGCACCAGTTCGACCCGGACGAGGTGTCCACGGCCCCGGTGCGGTTTCTGGCCGCCGAAATCGTGCGCGAGAAGCTCTTTTTGGCCCTTGGCGAGGAACTGCCCTATTCCACCGCCGTCACCATCGAGGATTGGGACGAGCAGTCCAAGCCCGGGCTGACGAAAATCCGCGCCGCCATCCATGTGGCGAGGGAAAGCCACAAGCCCATGGTCATCGGCAAGGGCGGCGAACGCTTAAAGGACGTTGGCCAGAAAGCCCGGGCCGACATCGAGGAGATGCTGGGCGGGCAAGTCTTTTTGGAACTGTGGGTCAAGGTGCGGCCGGACTGGACCGACGACCGGGCCTTTTTGCGCGACCTGGGCCTTGGCCAGTAG